CGCCGGCGAGCCGCTCAGCCACGAAGACGGCGTCTTCCTTTATGAGGAAGCGCCCTTTCACGCGCTCGGTCAGCTCGCGCACGAAGTGCGCACGAACAAGAACGGCGACCGCGCATACTACGTGTTCAAACGCTATCTGAACACCACCAACGTCTGCTACGCGGCCTGCAAGTTCTGCTCGTTTGCCGCGCACGAAAAGGAAGCGCGCGCGGTCCGGATGTCCATTCAGGAGATCCTCGACAAGGCTTGCGCCGAACCCGTCGATTACGACGAGCTCCATATCGTCGGCGGCCACGACCCAAAGCAGACGAGTCTTGATTTCTGGCTGCCGATGATCGAAGAGATGCACCGGCGCATTCCGCACGTGCAACTCGCGCTGTTCACCGCCGCCGAAATCGACTACATGTGCAAGCGCGCGCGCTGCACGTACGAAGGCGGCCTCACGCGCCTGCGCGACGCCGGCCTCACATCGCTCAATGGCGGCGGGGCAGAGATCCTTGTGAAGCGCGTGCGCGATCTCGTCTGTCCGCACAAGGCGAACACGGAGGAGTGGCTCGAGGTGCATCGCGTCGCGCATCGATTGGGGATCAGGACCAATTGCACGATGCTGTACGGCCACGTCGAGACCATTGCCGAACGCGTGGAGCACCTCGTGCTGCTTCGGCGATTGCAGGCCGAGACCGGCGGCTTCAAATGCTTCGTGCCGCTCCCGTTCCACCCCGAAGAGAACGATCTGGAAGAATACGGTTGGACGGGCGGCATCGACGACTTGCGGACGATCGCCGTGTCAAGGCTCATGCTCGACAATATCGATCACATCAAGGCGTATTGGATCTCGTACGGCATCAAGGTCGCGCAGCTCGGACTGCACTTCGGCGCCGACGACATCGATGGGACCGTGCACAACGAGCAACAGATCTATCGCGACGCCGGCAGCAAGACCGATCAGAGCACGCCGGCTCAAGAGCTCAAACGCGCCATCGAAGAGGCCGGTTTTGTGCCGACCCGGCGCAATCTGCTCTACAAAGTGATGGAACCCGCGTGACGCCGTGATCCGCTGCGGCCGCATCAGCTATACAAACGATTTGCCCGTCTACGCGGCCTTTGATGCCGGTGCGGTCGCGTTTCCCGGCAGCTTGACGTCGGGCGTTCCGACCGATCTCAACCGGCTGCTGCTCGCCGGAACGCTTTCCTGCGGACCGGTCTCGTCGTTTTTCTACGCGCAGCACGCAAGCGAATTTTTGCTTCTGCCAGGGATCTGCATCGGCTCGCGCCGCGAAGTGCGCAGCATATATTGCGTTTCGGCCAAGCCCCCATCGTCGCTTGCCGGCGTGCCCATCGCGGTCACACGCGAATCGGCCACGGGCCGAGCATTGTTCGCGACGATATGCGCGAAGTACTACGGATTCGCGCCGGAGTATGCCGAATCCGACGATCCGTTCTCAGCATACGCCGCCGATGGTTCGCCGTGTATCTTGATCGGCGATAAAGCCATCGACGCGTACCTCGCCGCGCCACGTGCGAATACCTACGATATAGGCGAATTGTGGACCGATCTCAGCGGTCACGAAATGGTCTACGCGGTGTGGGCCGCACGTCGCGACGTTGTCACGCGCGAGCGTGACGCCGTGGACGCGGCGCGTCGCGCGCTGACGCTCGCGCTCGACTGGGGCGAGCGCAATATCGGCGATGTCGTCCGCCGGGCGCAAACACAGATAGCACGGCCGGCCGGTTTCTACGACGCGTATTACGCCGCGCTCAATTTCCACTTCGACCTCTCCGCGCAGACGGGGCTCTCGGCGTTCTTCGACGCCGCCACCGCATCCGGGCTGCTAGCCTCAGCTCCGACGCTGGATTTTGTCCAAGAGGTGCCGACACGTGTCTGATGTAGCTGCCTTGCTCGAGCGGGCTGCCGTCGGCGGCCGGCTCTCCTACGATGAGGGCTTGCAACTCTATCGCGAGGCGAATCTGCACGAGCTTGGCGCGGCCGCCCATTCCCGGCGCACGCAGATGTTCCCCGGCGACGAAGTCACCTACGTGATCGACACGACGATCAACTATACGAACATCTGCAACGTGCATTGCTCTTTTTGCGCGTTTTTCAGGCCGGAAGGCCACGCAGAAGGCTACACGATGACGCACGAGCACGTTCTCGAGCGCGTCAAGTTCGCGGCCGATCAAGGCGCGACGCAGATCATGATCCAGGGCGGCGTCAATCCGGATTTGGCCATCGACTACTACGTCGACTTATTTCACAAAGTGCGCGAGCACTTTCCCGACGTCGACATCCACTCTCTTTCCACAAGCGAGATATGCGGCATCGCGAAGCGCGAGAGCATGAGCGTGGAAGACGTGCTGCGGACGTTGCGAGCCGCCGGTCTGAAATCGTTGCCGGGCGCGGGCGCGGAGATCCTCGTGGAGCGCGTGCGCAAACGCATCTCGGCGCGAAAGATCGACGACGACCGCTGGCTCGACGTCATGCGCGTGGCGCAAGGACTCGGGATGCCGACCACGGCCACCATGATGTTCGGCTCGATCGAGACCGATGCCGAACGCATCCGCCATCTCGACGTTTTGCGCGAACTGCAAGACGAAACGCACGGCTTTACGGCGTTCATCCCCTGGTACTACGTGCCGTTCAAGACGCCGCTCAAAGGCAAAGAAGCCACCGGACTTGAGTATCTGCGGGTTCTTGCTATCAGCAGGCTCTACTTGGATAACATCCCGCACTTGCAGTCGTCGTGGCTCACGCCCGGTCTCAAGCTCGGCCAACTCGGATTGATGTTCGGCTGCGACGACATGGGCGGCACTATTCTTGAAGAAAAAGTGGTCACGCTCGCGGGCAGCACGAATTCCGCGAATCGCGCTGAACTGGAGAAGAACATCCGCCAGGCCGGCTACCGGCCGGTGGTACGCGACACCTACTTCAACCGCCGCGACTACCCGCTCGCCACCGCCGGCTAGCGCTGTAGGAGCGTGAGCTACCCGTAGTAGGGTGAGCACCGCTCACCCAATTGGGCAAGCGATGCTTGCCCTAGTACGAGCGTAGAAAAAGACGGGGCAAGCGATGCTTGCCCTAGTACGAGCGTAGAAAAAGACGGGGCAAGCGATGCTTGCCCTAGTACGAGCGTAGAAAAAGACGAGACAAGCGATGCTTGCCCTAGTACGGGTTCCCTAGGGCGCGACAGTCGATGTGTTTTCGACACGCAATCGTAACCGCGGCGCCTCCCAACCACCCCTGCGCCGAATCGATACCAGCATCATCACGGACGCTGCGATGCATATCCCCACCATCAATATCGAGCCTTCGGGCCCAAAACTACCGCCTGTGATCAACTGCGGACCCGTCAGTGTCGTGCTGAGCAAGCTATGTGGGTCGCGCATTCCCGAATTGAGCGCGCCGAAAATGTATCCTTCCGTAAAATTCCAGCCCATGTGAATACCGACGGCGAACCAAATGTTACGAGTCAGGATATAGGCCAACGCGAGCAGCACTCCCATGTCCATTGCCAGCGCGGCGATACTGAACGCAGAAGCGCCAGGATTGCCCGCATGCGCCAAGCCAAACACGATCGCCGATACGACGATCGCTGTCGTCGTGCCGCTCATTTCCTCCAGCAGCCGAAACAACACCGCGCGAAACAACAACTCCTCACCCATCGCTGTGACCATGGGCGCGATCATCTCACTCGCGAGACCGGTGACGCCCGTTCCTTTAGAAACCTGTGCCAACCCCAAGCTCCACAAGATCAAAAAGAACAAAGCCATCATGGCCGCGCCCGCCAACGCGCCCGGCAAGAATGTAAATCCCCGGCGCAAATCGATCTCGCGGGCCGGCCGCTGCTCCAAAAGCTTCACCAGCCAGGCATACAGCGCGAACGCCGCGATGGGCAGCAGCACATTTTTCAAGATCACCCATGAGTGCCACGGCGAGGGCGCAGGGGGGACCAAAAGTCGAGTTAGGATGGTAGCGATGACGACCACCGCCAAGATCCCCAGCGCATAGCAGAGAAGGCGCAAGGGCACCCAGCTGGATAAGCGCCGAAGCAGCCCTCGCTCCTCGAAGTGTAAACTCGAACCCTGTGCGGTCATGCTCACGCCCCTCTTATGATGCTTACGATACGACAAAAAAATGGGCAAGCGATGCTTGCCCTCCTACAGAACGAAAATAATATTAGCGGGCGACGATGCGGAAGAAGTCGATCAGCGCGTCGACGGGCGGGGGTAGCGGCAGCGTCTTTGTGATCGCTGTGAAAAAGCTGTCTTCAACTGCCTGCGGGGCGAACGTGGCAAAACGTTTCACGAATTCGCGCACGTTGAGTTCGGTGGAGTAGGTGGAGAGCGGTCCGAGCGCTTTTCTGAAGTTGAACGACGCCGCCATGATATACCAGAGCGGGTCGATGCCGTCGATGCGCATGCCGAAGACGAACACCAAGTCTTCGTTGGCGACGGTGACGTTATTCTTGTTGACTTTCGGCGTGAGCGGTATGCCGAGCGCGGCCGTGGAGATGAACGCAACCGACGCGTGGGCTTGACTGATCGACTTGTATTGGGTGAGCGATTCGTGGCGGATGCGCGCACCGTACAGCGACCGGATGCGTTCCACAGGCACGATCTGCTCGGCCTCGACGCCGTCGAGCGTCACTTGGATCCGGCGCTGCGCATCGTCGAACGTCAACGTCTTCACGCGGGCGTTCGGCGGCAGCAGTAAGCCGAAGGCGGGTTCTTCTGAGACTTGCTGGGCTTGGTCCGTTTGATCGGTCACAACCCTAGCCTCCTCTACTTAGTCCACGACTCG
The Candidatus Eremiobacteraceae bacterium genome window above contains:
- a CDS encoding CofH family radical SAM protein: AGEPLSHEDGVFLYEEAPFHALGQLAHEVRTNKNGDRAYYVFKRYLNTTNVCYAACKFCSFAAHEKEARAVRMSIQEILDKACAEPVDYDELHIVGGHDPKQTSLDFWLPMIEEMHRRIPHVQLALFTAAEIDYMCKRARCTYEGGLTRLRDAGLTSLNGGGAEILVKRVRDLVCPHKANTEEWLEVHRVAHRLGIRTNCTMLYGHVETIAERVEHLVLLRRLQAETGGFKCFVPLPFHPEENDLEEYGWTGGIDDLRTIAVSRLMLDNIDHIKAYWISYGIKVAQLGLHFGADDIDGTVHNEQQIYRDAGSKTDQSTPAQELKRAIEEAGFVPTRRNLLYKVMEPA
- a CDS encoding menaquinone biosynthesis protein, with the translated sequence MIRCGRISYTNDLPVYAAFDAGAVAFPGSLTSGVPTDLNRLLLAGTLSCGPVSSFFYAQHASEFLLLPGICIGSRREVRSIYCVSAKPPSSLAGVPIAVTRESATGRALFATICAKYYGFAPEYAESDDPFSAYAADGSPCILIGDKAIDAYLAAPRANTYDIGELWTDLSGHEMVYAVWAARRDVVTRERDAVDAARRALTLALDWGERNIGDVVRRAQTQIARPAGFYDAYYAALNFHFDLSAQTGLSAFFDAATASGLLASAPTLDFVQEVPTRV
- the mqnC gene encoding cyclic dehypoxanthinyl futalosine synthase, with the protein product MSDVAALLERAAVGGRLSYDEGLQLYREANLHELGAAAHSRRTQMFPGDEVTYVIDTTINYTNICNVHCSFCAFFRPEGHAEGYTMTHEHVLERVKFAADQGATQIMIQGGVNPDLAIDYYVDLFHKVREHFPDVDIHSLSTSEICGIAKRESMSVEDVLRTLRAAGLKSLPGAGAEILVERVRKRISARKIDDDRWLDVMRVAQGLGMPTTATMMFGSIETDAERIRHLDVLRELQDETHGFTAFIPWYYVPFKTPLKGKEATGLEYLRVLAISRLYLDNIPHLQSSWLTPGLKLGQLGLMFGCDDMGGTILEEKVVTLAGSTNSANRAELEKNIRQAGYRPVVRDTYFNRRDYPLATAG
- a CDS encoding type II CAAX endopeptidase family protein codes for the protein MTAQGSSLHFEERGLLRRLSSWVPLRLLCYALGILAVVVIATILTRLLVPPAPSPWHSWVILKNVLLPIAAFALYAWLVKLLEQRPAREIDLRRGFTFLPGALAGAAMMALFFLILWSLGLAQVSKGTGVTGLASEMIAPMVTAMGEELLFRAVLFRLLEEMSGTTTAIVVSAIVFGLAHAGNPGASAFSIAALAMDMGVLLALAYILTRNIWFAVGIHMGWNFTEGYIFGALNSGMRDPHSLLSTTLTGPQLITGGSFGPEGSILMVGICIAASVMMLVSIRRRGGWEAPRLRLRVENTSTVAP